The Henckelia pumila isolate YLH828 unplaced genomic scaffold, ASM3356847v2 CTG_461:::fragment_3, whole genome shotgun sequence genome window below encodes:
- the LOC140871452 gene encoding uncharacterized protein, giving the protein MKAKYEIEKFNGRNFLLWKLKVQEILAKERCLEAIGDRPTEITDDQIWNEMNHNVVSNLHLAIADEVLSKKSRRKNKDDRLATLKQEEALPMTRVRLTEHDSSESHRYGRSKSRSKNKNIYCFKCSGKGHFKRECTKSIEKGYQGNVASTLGDGEILCSEAATVAEGRHIFSDAWIMDSGPTWHMTSRRKWFNYYEPVSGGSVLMGNDHALEIAGVGTIKIKMFDGTIRTIQEIVKGALVVMKADNIVANLYVLMGETHKEAELVVALVGSGEESTVLWHRKLGHMSELGMKILSERKLLPGLTKVTLPFCEHCVTSKQPRLKFGTSIAKSKGILELIHSDVWQEPEFLLWYPTVHKLIINRDVIFEEDKVKEDKGTLNSETTIIQVENKTDEDHVSYEAVPEHEVQEPVESEVSKVRQSTRERRPPGWLSNYVTKSNIAYCLLTEDGEPSSFLEAIQSSDVSLWMTAMQEKFEALDMNKTWDLVTLPRGRKAIVRVVLAMCAVFKLYLEQLYVKTTFLHGDLEEEIYMLQPEDFAKKGKENLTNVRPLYVFQEVREDADVSSTVCISSGKFNVRYDLYKTRHCASSGSSHSVYGESWTKALEHG; this is encoded by the exons ATGAAGGCAAAATATGAGATAGAAAAGTTCAATGGGAGAAATTTTTTGCTATGGAAATTGAAGGTGCAAGAAATTCTAGCAAAGGAGCGTTGCTTGgaagctattggagatagaccGACGGAGATCACAGATGATCAAATCTGGAATGAGATGAATCACAATGTTGTTTCCAATTTGCACTTGGCTATAGCGGATGAAGTACTGTCAA AAAAGAGTCGTCGCAAAAACAAGGATGACAGGTTGGCAACTTTGAAGCAAGAAGAGGCTTTGCCGATGACAAGAGTAAGATTGACAGAGCATGACTCCAGTGAGAGCCATAGATATGGTAGATCCAAGTCAAGAAGTAAGAATAagaatatttactgctttaaatgTAGCGGTAAAGGGCACTTCAAGAGAGAGTGTACAAAGAGCATCGAAAAGGGATATCAAGGAAATGTGGCCAGTACTTTAGGCGATGGAGAAATATTATGCAGCGAAGCAGCAACAGTTGCGGAAGGCAGACATATATTTTctgatgcatggattatggattcaggaCCGACGTGGCACATGACGTCAAGGAGAAAATGGTTCAATTATTATGAACCAGTCTCAGGAGGATCTGTATTAATGGGAAATGATCATGCCTTGGAAATCGCTGGGGTCGGTACCATCAAAATTAAAATGTTTGATGGTACTATTCGTACCATACAGgag attgtgaaaggcGCGCTTGTGGTTATGAAGGCGGACAATATTGTTGCAAATCTGTATGTACTGATGGGAGAAACACACAAAGAGGCGGAACTAGTTGTTGCATTAGTTGGTTCGGGAGAAGAATCAACAGTGTTGTGGCATAGAAAGCTTGGGCATATGTCAGAATTAGGAATGAAGATTCTTTCAGAACGGAAGCTGTTGCCGGGGCTTACAAAAGTGACTCTacccttttgtgagcattgtgttaccaGTAAACAACCCAGATTAAAGTTTGGCACATCTATTGCCAAGAGCAAAGGAATATTGGAGCTAattcattctgatgtttggcaagAACCG GAGTTTCTCTTGTGGTATCCCACTGTTCATAAGCTTATCATCAACAGAGATGTTATCTTTgaggaagataaagtgaaggAAGACAAAGGCACACTGAATTCAGAAACTACTATCATTCAGGTGGAAAATAAGACAGACGAAGATCATGTTTCTTATGAAGCAGTACCGGAGCACGAGGTACAAGAACCAGTTGAGTCAGAGGTTTCCAAAGTGAGAcagtcaactcgagagagaagaccaccaggttggcttTCAAATTATGTCACTAAAAGCAACATTGCATATTGTCTATTAACAGAAGATGGTGAGCCATCGAGTTTCCTTGAGGCTATTCAaagctcggatgtatccctATGGATGACAGCGATGCAGGAAAAATTTGAAGCATTGGACATGAAcaaaacttgggatcttgttacactaccaCGAGGAAGAAAAGCTATCG TCAGAGTAGTATTGGCAATGTGTGCGGTGTTTAAACTATATCTAGAACAACTATATGTGAAAACGACATTTCTTCAtggcgatcttgaagaagaaatctatatgctccAGCCAGAAGATTTTGCAAAAAAAggcaaagagaacttg ACTAATGTGAGACCCTTGTACGTATTTCAAGAGGTCAG AGAGGATGCagatgtctcgagtaccgtTTGCATCAGTAGTGGGAAGTTTAATGTTCGCTATGATCTGTACAAGACCAGACATTGCGCAAGCAGTGGGAGTAGTCATTCGGTATATGGTGAATCCTGGACAAAAGCATTGGAGCAcggttaa
- the LOC140871229 gene encoding uncharacterized protein yields MIYLLDSTTNRCRDEEWKKIVTNGVKMYNASRGIPRGPLFKQLTGNIKQSGSVECGFCVMKYMKDIVECENLHLDKMYSGSIRNQYYDQAQFDEIRSEWSEFVYSYVGS; encoded by the exons atgatcTATTTGCTGGACTCTACTACTAACAGATGTCGAGATGAGGAATGGAAAAAGATAGTGACAAA TGGGGTCAAGATGTACAATGCTTCAAGAGGTATTCCTAGAGGGCCACTTTTTAAACAATTGACG GGTAATATAAAACAAAGTGGTTCGGTTGAATGCGGATTTTGTGTGATGAAGTATATGAAAGATATAGTTGAATGTGAAAATCTACATTTGGATAAAATG tATTCAGGATCCATCAGGAACCAATATTACGACCAAGCTCAATTTGACGAAATTAGAAGTGAATGGAGCGAATTCGTCTACTCCTATGTAGGTTCATAA